GCGGCCGGCCCGGAAGAAGGCCCCGAGCTCGGACTGCTGCGGGAGGCGGAGGAGCGGCGGGCCGTGGCGGTGGCGGGCGTGCGGGACGTGTACTACCTCGACAAGCCCGACTTCTGGTACACCCTGTCCGCCCCGCTCACCCGATCGGTGTGGGACGGCGAGCGTGCCGACACGCTGGAACGGCTGGTGCGGCTCATCCGCGCCACCACGCCGTCCACCGTGGTCACCATGGAACCCCGCCCGTTCAACCAGCACGGCGCGCACCAGATGGCGGCCCTGCTGGCGATCGAGGCGTTCTCCCTGGCCGCCGACCCCCTGGCCCATCCCCGCCAGCTGACCTGGGAGGGCTACCGGCCCCACCGGGCGCGGCGCCTGCTGGCCCAGGACTGGCGGTTCACCGGACCGGTCGGACCCGGCTGCCACCGGCAGCGGCTGGTCGATCGGGTCACCAGGCTGCCCAAGGAGGGCTACTGGGAGGGCGTGTGGTCCGCCCAGCACCGGACGTCGTGGGCGCAGCTCGAACGCGACGCCGCGCGGATGTACGTCACCCAGGGGTTCGACAAGATGCTGTCCACGACCGTCGGCACCCCCGCCGAGCAGCTGCCGTGCGACTGGTACACCGTCCTGGTCGAGGACGGTGACCGCGTGCCCGGTGTCGTGCGCCCTCAAGGCGACCTGCGTCCGGCCTACGCCGAGTTCCGCGACTGGGCGCAGCGGGTCGGGATGCCGTGGCTGGCCAACGACGCCCAACCGGACTACCCGGCGCGTCTGGCCACGACGGTGCCCGAAGCGAAGCGCGAGCCGATCGTGGACGGCCACCGCGACGACGGGTACACCGCCGAGCCACTGGGGCTCGCCGACTGGGAGGGCAAGCCGTGCCTGGTCGCGGACTGCTCGGCCGCCGCCTACCTGGCCTGGCACGGCGACAGCCTGTACGCCCTGGTCGAGGTCACCGACGACCATCCCGGCGCCGCCTTGGACCCCGACGACTGCAAGCGGCACTGGCGCACCGACGCCGTGGAGATCGCGCTCGACCCCACCGGCCGGTCCGACGACACCTCCACCACCTACAAACTCGCCGTGATGCCCTACATGACCAACAAGAAACCGTGCGCGGCCCGCGACGCCGACCAGCACCAGGGACCGGCCACCGACACCACCCCGGGCGCCCGGTGGGCCACCACCCTCGCCGACGACGGGTACACCGTGGAGGTCGCGATCCCGTTCGCCGACCTGCCCGAGACCGTCGATCCCGAAGGGCTGACGGTCAACGTCATGCTCTACGACGCCGACAACCCGGCGGAGAAGGTCGGCAAGAGCAGGCTGGCCTGGGCGACCTTCGGCAGCGCCCAAGCCGACCCGTACGTGTGGGGCCACGCGCGCCTGACCGGCTACTCCCCGAAGCCGCAGTCGTCCGCGCCACCGATCATCCCCACCGTGGCCACCCAAAGCCGCGACTCGGACCTGTCGCTGGAGCAGTACGCGCGCACCGGCGTGCCCCTCGGCGTCGGCCCTCGCGAGCGCTGGGAACTGCCCGCAGCACCCCGGTGCACCACGTCCGGAGCTGACTGTGAGGGTCGAAGGTGAGGGGTGCCATGACCGGGCGAGTTGATGTTGGGAACAGCGGTCGGTGCTGCTGTGGGGCTCCTGCAGGACGGCGCTCGCCTCCCACACCGACAACCGCTAGCGCCGCACCTCCTACTCCGCGCACCTGGCGGAGGTGGAGGTCGGTCCGGACACCCCAAGGACCAACGGCTCACGACACTAGGTGAGTGACGCCGACGTGTTGGCGGACCGCAGCACGCGCGGGTGGAGTAGCAGGGTCGGGTCGGGGAGGGTTTCTGCTGTGCGCACGAGGAAGTGGTGGGATTCGCCGGCGGTCAGCGAGATGAGCATGTCGTTGACGACCGCGTCGGCGGCCACCTTGTCGGCCAGCAGGCTCAGGTCTCGGACGTAGGAAGTGGCTCGCACGTCGACGCGGTATCCGCCGGGTTCGGGTGTGACGTCGGCGGTGAACGGCGTGGCGTCGTAGCGGAGGTCGAGGTCTTCGCGGAACAGGTGGTGGGTGCGGGCGTCCGCTGTGGTGGCGACCAGCACTTCGCGCGTCGGGTCGGTGGGTTCGAGGAGGTGGTCGGCCAGGTCGAGCAGTACGATGGACCTGGGCAGCACGCTCAACCGCAGCACGGAGGCGGCCAGGACGGCGCCGGTGAAGACCTGGCGGGTCACGCGGACGGTGCCCGTCCACGGCTCGTCGTGGTCGTTGACCGCGACCAGGGTGGGCCTTCCCGCGCGCGGCTGGAGGGTCAACAGCCTCGGTGCGAAGGCGTGTTTCAGCGCGTAGTACAGGGGTTTGGGGCGCTCGTCGTTGTCCACGGCGGCCCAGGAGGTGACCGGCCAGCAGTCGTTGAGCTGCCAGACCAGGGCTCCCGCGGTCCGCGGCCACCACGAGCGGTAGTGCTCGACGCCGAAGGCCACCGCGCGGGCCTGGTTGAGCTGGGTCGCCCAGTGCCAGTCCTCGAAGTCGGTCGGGACCGGCAGGTGCGGTGCGAGGCCGCGGTCGAGGTTCCGGTTGCCGTTCACCGCTTTCTGGTGGGCCAGGAACGCGGGCGAGGTGGGCGTCAGCGGCTCGTCGTGGATCCACCGGGTGAGGGTGGTCCAGGTGGGTGGCCCCTGGAAGCCGAACTCGGCGCTGAAGCGCGGGACGTGGTCGCGGTAGTGGGTGTAGTCCAGGGAGTTCCAGACGTCCCAGTCGTGGCGGGTGCCGTGGTGGGCGTCGTTGGGCGGGAGGTCGCCGGGGCTGTGGGGGCTGCCGGTCGCGTACGGCCGGGTGGGGTCGAGTTCCGCGACGATCTCGGGCAGCACGTCGGTGTAGTAGCCGCCGCCCCAGCTCCGGCCCTCCAGGCTGTCCTGCCACCCCTCCCAGTCGGTGTAGGCGGGGAGGTTCTCGTTGTTGCCGTTCCACAGCACCAGCGACGGGTGGGCGACCAGGCGGGTGACGTTCTCCCGGGCCTCGGCCTCCACTTCGGACCGCAGCGGCTCTTCTTCGGCGTAGAAGGCGCACGCGAACGGGAAGTCCTGCCACACCATCATGCCGCGCTCGTCGCACACGTCGTAGAAGTCGTCGGTCTCGTAGATGCCGCCGCCCCAGACCCGCAGCATGTTCATGTTGGCGGCCACGGCCTGGTCGACCCGGCGGACCAGCCGATCGCGGGTGACCCGGGTGAGGAAGTGGTCGTCCGGGATCCAGTTGGCGCCCTTGGCGAAAACGCGCCGGCCGTTGACGACGAAGGTGAACGGGCTGCCGATCTCGTCCGGTTCGGTCTCCACGGTGACGGTGCGGAACCCGATCCGGCGGTGGACGGCGTCCACCTGCCGCCCGTCGGCCAGCAGCGTGACGGTCAGGTCGTAGAGCGGCTGGTCGCCGTACCCCGCCGGCCACCACAACCGGGCCTCGGGCACGAGCGCGGTGACGTGCGCGAGGTCGCCGGTGACCGCGGTTCGTGCCGTGTGCCCGCCGATCACGACTTCGGCGGTGTAGTCGTGATCAGCCGCGCGGTCCAGCTCCAGGTGCACCTCGACGCGGCCGGTGCCGTCGTCGTCGAGGGTGACCAGCGGGCGCACCCGGGCGATGCGGGCGGTGTCCCAGCGTTCCAGGCCCACGGGTCTGAACAGGCCGGCGGTCTGGAGGTCGGGTCCCCAGTCCCAGCCGAAGGAGCAGGCCATCTTGCGGATCGCGTTGTACGGGTGGGGATAGGCCCGTTGGCGCCACCCGAGTTCGGCTTCGGCCCGTTCGGCGGCGGTGAGCGCGGACCACAGCGTCACGGTCAGGTCGTTGCCGCCGGCGCGCAGCGAGCGCCCGACGTCGAAGCGGTAACCGCGGTGCATGTTGGCGGTGTGGCCGAGCACCTCGCCGTTCAGCTCGACGGTGGCGACGGTGTCGATGCCGTCGAAGACCAGGTCCACCCGTTCGCCGTCCCGCGGCGGCCGGGCTTCGAACGTCGTGGAGTACTGCCAGTCGACGCGGTGCATCCAGGCCAGTTCCGCCTCGTTGCGGTCCAGGTACGGGTCCGGGATGAGACCCGCGGCCAGCAGGTCGAGGTGGGTGCTGCCGGGGACCCGCGCGGGCACCTCGCGGTCGGCGAGGTGGACCGGCACCGGGCCGCCCACCGCGCGCAGGTGCCAGCCGTCGTGCACGTTCGAACGCGTCATCGCGGCTCTCTTCCTCATCGGTCGACTCGAGGGCGGAGATCCCGACGATGGTTACTCAGGCAGCCTAACTAACGCAACAGCCTGCTCAGAGGGAGTCAGGGTTGCCTTCGAGGTCGCGATCTGTTCGCGACACAGCCCTATTGACGGCTTACTTAAGCAACTTAATAATGGCCGCACGACGATGGGTGCCCCGACCGGCGCCCGGCCGTCGACACGTCGAGGAGGACGTCGTGATGGTGCTGCCGAAAAGTCCCCGG
This DNA window, taken from Saccharothrix variisporea, encodes the following:
- a CDS encoding glycoside hydrolase family 2 protein codes for the protein MTRSNVHDGWHLRAVGGPVPVHLADREVPARVPGSTHLDLLAAGLIPDPYLDRNEAELAWMHRVDWQYSTTFEARPPRDGERVDLVFDGIDTVATVELNGEVLGHTANMHRGYRFDVGRSLRAGGNDLTVTLWSALTAAERAEAELGWRQRAYPHPYNAIRKMACSFGWDWGPDLQTAGLFRPVGLERWDTARIARVRPLVTLDDDGTGRVEVHLELDRAADHDYTAEVVIGGHTARTAVTGDLAHVTALVPEARLWWPAGYGDQPLYDLTVTLLADGRQVDAVHRRIGFRTVTVETEPDEIGSPFTFVVNGRRVFAKGANWIPDDHFLTRVTRDRLVRRVDQAVAANMNMLRVWGGGIYETDDFYDVCDERGMMVWQDFPFACAFYAEEEPLRSEVEAEARENVTRLVAHPSLVLWNGNNENLPAYTDWEGWQDSLEGRSWGGGYYTDVLPEIVAELDPTRPYATGSPHSPGDLPPNDAHHGTRHDWDVWNSLDYTHYRDHVPRFSAEFGFQGPPTWTTLTRWIHDEPLTPTSPAFLAHQKAVNGNRNLDRGLAPHLPVPTDFEDWHWATQLNQARAVAFGVEHYRSWWPRTAGALVWQLNDCWPVTSWAAVDNDERPKPLYYALKHAFAPRLLTLQPRAGRPTLVAVNDHDEPWTGTVRVTRQVFTGAVLAASVLRLSVLPRSIVLLDLADHLLEPTDPTREVLVATTADARTHHLFREDLDLRYDATPFTADVTPEPGGYRVDVRATSYVRDLSLLADKVAADAVVNDMLISLTAGESHHFLVRTAETLPDPTLLLHPRVLRSANTSASLT
- a CDS encoding sugar-binding protein, whose translation is MRDFHPAPTSRTRTRTALVLALAVVFTTISPVDATQTDPAHVDVLFIGAHPDDEYQSLATFGQWEEDEGLTVAVGTITRGEGGGNAAGPEEGPELGLLREAEERRAVAVAGVRDVYYLDKPDFWYTLSAPLTRSVWDGERADTLERLVRLIRATTPSTVVTMEPRPFNQHGAHQMAALLAIEAFSLAADPLAHPRQLTWEGYRPHRARRLLAQDWRFTGPVGPGCHRQRLVDRVTRLPKEGYWEGVWSAQHRTSWAQLERDAARMYVTQGFDKMLSTTVGTPAEQLPCDWYTVLVEDGDRVPGVVRPQGDLRPAYAEFRDWAQRVGMPWLANDAQPDYPARLATTVPEAKREPIVDGHRDDGYTAEPLGLADWEGKPCLVADCSAAAYLAWHGDSLYALVEVTDDHPGAALDPDDCKRHWRTDAVEIALDPTGRSDDTSTTYKLAVMPYMTNKKPCAARDADQHQGPATDTTPGARWATTLADDGYTVEVAIPFADLPETVDPEGLTVNVMLYDADNPAEKVGKSRLAWATFGSAQADPYVWGHARLTGYSPKPQSSAPPIIPTVATQSRDSDLSLEQYARTGVPLGVGPRERWELPAAPRCTTSGADCEGRR